A genome region from Calypte anna isolate BGI_N300 chromosome 4B, bCalAnn1_v1.p, whole genome shotgun sequence includes the following:
- the C4BH4orf48 gene encoding neuropeptide-like protein C4orf48 homolog encodes MRTMALPSVWSAVRVVIPFTLLLGLLSMRLVGASQDSGSVIPAESRPCVDCHAFEFMQRALQDLKKTAYNLDTRTETLLLRAEKRGLCDCFHAIH; translated from the exons ATGAGAACCATGGCGTTGCCGTCTGTCTGGAGCGCGGTGCGGGTGGTGATCCCCTTCACCTTGCTGCTTGGCCTGCTAAGCATGAGGCTTGTGGGGGCCAGCCAGGACTCTGGGAGTGTCATTCCAGCAGAAA GTCGTCCCTGTGTCGACTGCCATGCATTCGAGTTCATGCAGAGGGCGTTGCAGGATTTAAAGAAGACAGCGTATAACCTAGACACCCGG acagAAACTCTCCTCCTGAGAGCAGAAAAGAGAGGCCTGTGTGACTGCTTTCATGCAATACACTGA